Proteins encoded in a region of the Paenibacillus pedocola genome:
- a CDS encoding ABC transporter substrate-binding protein: MKKQLLLASLSAVLAFGLAACGNSNNAENSGEVSGSGNVPGEKTKISYWTGDRHDADFVKEKVAEFNKTNTDGIEVELVVKGDDFDTALDLSFQTADAPDVIRVKENTIGTFYKKEYLAPIDEYLSDEMKAEFPEMANLNTFDGKRYSLPNYGTTMRLVYNKDLFAKAGIANPPTTLQELVDTAKKLTEAGKADGAYGFAQNFKNPPSALGRSARVIAEMSGFGGFGYDFKTARYDFSGFKPIIEAFKQIKDDGSMLPGVESLDIDPLRAQFAEGKIGMYLSFSSEPGVYSTQFPAKIDWAAAPAPTIDGKAKGASGFLGGQWLALSSKSKHKDAAWKFMEYMYSDPILTSYQENGYGISMVPSISAAAKTPEVNGIEGFLPNQYDGVWPVYPTVAPEGMKSDDAFFKYMLNGGDLDATIADLNKRYNAALDDAIKNDGLKAEPDPGFDPAALAGKFAK; encoded by the coding sequence ATGAAAAAACAACTGCTTCTCGCTTCGCTCAGCGCGGTGCTGGCCTTCGGCCTGGCTGCTTGCGGTAACTCTAATAACGCAGAGAATTCCGGGGAGGTATCTGGATCGGGAAATGTGCCGGGTGAAAAGACGAAAATCAGCTATTGGACGGGTGACCGCCATGATGCCGACTTTGTGAAGGAGAAGGTTGCCGAGTTCAACAAAACGAACACCGACGGCATTGAGGTTGAGCTGGTCGTGAAGGGTGATGATTTCGATACGGCGCTGGACCTGTCCTTCCAGACCGCAGACGCGCCGGACGTGATCCGGGTGAAGGAGAATACCATCGGTACTTTTTATAAAAAAGAATATCTCGCACCGATCGACGAATATTTGTCAGATGAAATGAAAGCGGAATTTCCGGAGATGGCTAATCTGAACACCTTTGACGGCAAACGCTACAGCTTGCCAAACTACGGAACAACCATGCGCCTGGTTTACAACAAGGACCTGTTTGCCAAAGCGGGGATTGCCAATCCGCCAACGACCTTACAGGAACTGGTGGACACTGCCAAAAAGCTGACCGAAGCGGGGAAAGCGGACGGCGCCTACGGTTTCGCCCAGAACTTCAAAAACCCGCCCAGTGCACTTGGTCGGTCGGCCCGTGTCATTGCTGAGATGAGCGGCTTCGGCGGCTTCGGCTATGACTTCAAAACTGCCCGTTACGACTTCAGCGGCTTTAAGCCGATTATTGAGGCGTTCAAGCAGATCAAGGATGACGGCAGCATGCTGCCGGGTGTGGAATCGCTGGACATCGATCCGCTGCGGGCACAGTTTGCTGAAGGCAAAATCGGGATGTATCTGAGCTTCTCTTCGGAACCCGGGGTATACAGCACCCAATTCCCGGCCAAAATCGACTGGGCCGCAGCGCCTGCTCCGACAATTGACGGCAAAGCCAAAGGAGCTTCCGGTTTCCTCGGCGGTCAATGGCTGGCACTGAGCTCCAAGTCAAAGCATAAGGACGCTGCTTGGAAGTTCATGGAATACATGTACAGTGATCCGATACTAACTTCTTATCAGGAAAACGGGTATGGCATCTCGATGGTTCCATCCATTAGCGCCGCTGCCAAAACTCCGGAAGTGAACGGAATCGAAGGCTTCCTGCCGAACCAGTATGACGGGGTATGGCCTGTATATCCGACAGTGGCGCCTGAGGGTATGAAATCGGATGACGCCTTCTTCAAATACATGCTGAACGGCGGAGATCTGGATGCCACTATTGCCGATCTGAACAAACGCTACAACGCGGCACTGGATGATGCGATTAAGAATGACGGATTAAAGGCGGAGCCGGATCCTGGCTTTGATCCTGCGGCGCTTGCCGGTAAATTTGCCAAATAA